Proteins from a genomic interval of Providencia stuartii:
- the pqiA gene encoding membrane integrity-associated transporter subunit PqiA, which yields MCSHESHEHVLCTQCDMLVAVPELEQGTKATCPRCHTVLVAKWRYPYKQPAAYAFSALIMLLVACMFPFVKMSAAGIENEISLFQIIEIIATTRYSGLALFFLFFSLVIPAFCMVTIILFGMQVYVPKPIKVWMSRILFQMKSWCMAEIFLAGVLVSFVKLIAYGDIGVGLSFLPYCLFCVLQVRAFQCLDRHWMWNKIEPAPKLAQKLEVGRTGISQNVRLCLVCTAILPAEQSQCPRCHAHGSVRKHQSIQWTAALLLTSFILYIPANLLPVMTTNMLGSDMPATIMDGVILLWGDGSYPVALVIFIASIMVPSLKMIGIAWLCLDSQGYGNRDPHRMHFIYELVEYVGRWSMIDVFVITILAALVQMGQLMSIVPAQGVIFFGVVVILTMFAAMTFDPRLTWDRCEKKNAIKVVEQEGAIG from the coding sequence TTGTGCTCTCATGAGTCTCATGAACATGTGCTGTGTACACAGTGCGACATGCTAGTTGCAGTGCCTGAATTAGAGCAAGGCACTAAAGCTACATGTCCACGTTGCCATACTGTGTTGGTTGCAAAGTGGCGCTATCCGTATAAGCAGCCAGCAGCATATGCATTCAGTGCATTAATCATGCTGCTGGTTGCATGTATGTTTCCATTTGTCAAAATGAGTGCAGCTGGAATTGAAAATGAAATCTCTTTATTTCAAATTATAGAGATTATCGCGACAACCCGTTACAGCGGGTTGGCTCTATTCTTTCTGTTTTTTTCATTAGTGATCCCCGCCTTTTGTATGGTGACTATCATACTCTTTGGTATGCAAGTGTATGTACCAAAACCGATTAAAGTGTGGATGAGCCGTATCCTGTTTCAAATGAAATCTTGGTGTATGGCAGAAATTTTCCTTGCGGGCGTGCTGGTCAGTTTCGTGAAACTGATTGCCTATGGGGATATTGGTGTTGGATTAAGCTTTTTGCCTTATTGTTTATTTTGTGTTTTACAAGTGAGGGCGTTTCAATGCCTTGATAGGCACTGGATGTGGAACAAAATCGAACCCGCCCCAAAATTGGCACAAAAGCTAGAGGTTGGACGTACAGGGATCAGTCAAAATGTTCGGTTGTGCTTAGTGTGTACAGCGATTTTGCCCGCTGAGCAATCTCAATGTCCTCGCTGCCATGCACATGGTAGTGTGCGTAAGCATCAAAGCATACAATGGACAGCCGCACTGTTATTGACTTCTTTTATATTGTATATCCCAGCGAATCTGCTGCCTGTCATGACAACCAATATGCTGGGTAGCGACATGCCGGCGACTATTATGGATGGCGTAATACTATTGTGGGGGGATGGTTCATATCCCGTTGCGTTAGTGATTTTTATTGCCAGTATTATGGTACCTTCATTAAAAATGATAGGTATTGCGTGGCTATGCCTTGATTCTCAGGGGTATGGCAATCGAGACCCCCATCGTATGCACTTTATTTATGAATTAGTTGAATATGTAGGTCGTTGGTCAATGATTGACGTATTTGTTATTACCATTTTGGCTGCATTAGTTCAAATGGGGCAATTAATGAGTATCGTCCCTGCACAGGGCGTTATTTTCTTTGGCGTCGTGGTCATTTTAACGATGTTTGCTGCGATGACTTTCGACCCCAGACTGACATGGGATCGCTGCGAAAAGAAAAATGCAATAAAAGTTGTTGAACAAGAAGGAGCCATCGGGTGA
- a CDS encoding ABC transporter ATP-binding protein, whose protein sequence is MALINLSGAYLSFSDAPLLDSTELHIEDNERVCLVGRNGAGKSTLMRVLTKEQPLDDGQLLYQQDLIVARLQQDPPRNIEGTIFDFVAEGVAEQAEYLKDYHHVSKLVESDPSEKNLNKLAELQEVLDSRNLWLLDARISDVLKKLDLPADAQLSSLSGGWLRKAALGRALVSNPRVLFLDEPTNHLDIETILWLENFLKDFQGSIVFISHDRSFIRNMATRIVDLDRGKLSSWPGNYDAYLIAKEEALRVEEMQNAEFDRKLAQEEAWIRQGIKARRTRNEGRVRALKALRVERSQRREVLGSAKMQVEEAARSGKIVFEIENVNYHIDGKVLVKDFSAQVMRGDKIALVGPNGCGKTTLLKLMLGDLQANSGKVHCGTKLEVAYFDQHRAALDPDKTVMDNLAEGKQEVMVNGKPRHVLGYLQDFMFPPKRAMTPVRALSGGERNRLLLARLFLKPSNLLILDEPTNDLDVETLELLEELVDSYQGTVLLVSHDREFVDNSVTECWIFEGNGVINRYAGGYFDAQQQKAQTVSLKTTQQSKISDEEKFTKVKEPTKRNNKISYHLLRELEQLPSKLEQLESEIETLQATISDADFFNQPHDVTEKTLNALAEKEQALEQAFDRWQELELLKNS, encoded by the coding sequence ATGGCTTTAATTAATTTGTCAGGTGCATATTTATCGTTTAGTGATGCACCTTTATTGGATAGTACTGAACTTCATATTGAAGACAATGAACGTGTTTGTTTAGTTGGCCGTAATGGTGCAGGTAAATCCACATTAATGCGTGTATTAACGAAGGAGCAGCCGCTTGATGATGGGCAGCTTCTTTATCAACAAGATCTGATTGTTGCCCGTTTACAACAAGACCCACCACGTAATATTGAAGGGACTATTTTTGATTTTGTTGCGGAAGGGGTTGCGGAGCAAGCTGAGTATCTTAAAGATTACCATCATGTGTCTAAATTGGTGGAAAGCGATCCAAGTGAAAAGAATTTAAACAAATTAGCTGAATTACAAGAGGTTCTTGATAGTCGGAATTTATGGCTACTCGATGCTCGTATTAGTGACGTATTGAAAAAACTGGATCTTCCTGCGGACGCGCAGTTGTCTTCATTATCAGGTGGTTGGCTACGCAAAGCGGCATTGGGCCGTGCATTAGTCAGCAATCCACGTGTATTGTTTCTTGATGAGCCGACTAACCACTTGGATATTGAAACCATTTTATGGTTAGAGAATTTCCTGAAAGATTTCCAAGGTAGTATCGTCTTTATCTCCCATGACCGTTCATTTATCCGCAATATGGCAACACGTATTGTTGATCTCGATAGAGGCAAATTGTCATCGTGGCCGGGTAATTATGATGCCTATTTGATCGCAAAAGAGGAAGCTTTGCGTGTAGAAGAGATGCAAAATGCAGAATTTGACCGCAAACTTGCCCAAGAAGAGGCGTGGATCCGTCAAGGCATCAAAGCAAGACGTACGCGTAATGAAGGGCGTGTGCGTGCGTTAAAAGCTTTGCGAGTTGAACGTTCTCAGCGTCGTGAAGTACTGGGTAGCGCAAAAATGCAAGTTGAAGAAGCGGCTCGCTCAGGAAAAATTGTGTTTGAGATCGAAAATGTGAACTATCACATTGATGGCAAAGTCTTAGTCAAAGATTTTAGTGCACAAGTGATGCGCGGTGACAAAATTGCCTTAGTGGGGCCAAATGGCTGTGGTAAGACGACGCTGCTGAAATTAATGCTGGGAGACTTACAAGCCAATAGTGGTAAGGTGCATTGCGGCACTAAGTTAGAGGTCGCTTATTTCGATCAACACCGTGCGGCTCTCGATCCCGATAAAACAGTAATGGATAACCTCGCAGAAGGAAAGCAAGAGGTGATGGTGAACGGCAAACCACGCCATGTCTTAGGTTATCTACAAGACTTTATGTTCCCACCGAAACGTGCGATGACTCCGGTTCGTGCGTTATCGGGGGGAGAGCGTAATAGGCTATTACTTGCTCGGTTATTTTTAAAACCCAGTAACTTATTGATCCTCGATGAACCGACTAACGACCTTGATGTGGAAACTCTAGAACTACTTGAGGAGTTGGTGGACAGCTATCAAGGCACAGTGCTATTAGTCAGCCATGACCGTGAGTTTGTTGACAATAGCGTCACGGAATGTTGGATTTTTGAAGGCAACGGGGTGATCAATCGCTACGCGGGGGGATATTTTGACGCTCAGCAGCAAAAAGCACAAACCGTGAGTTTGAAAACCACGCAACAAAGTAAAATATCGGACGAAGAGAAATTCACTAAAGTAAAAGAGCCTACAAAGCGAAATAATAAGATTAGCTACCATTTACTACGTGAATTAGAACAATTACCATCAAAGCTTGAGCAACTTGAGAGCGAAATTGAAACACTGCAAGCCACAATCAGTGATGCAGACTTCTTTAATCAGCCTCATGATGTTACAGAAAAAACATTAAATGCATTGGCTGAGAAAGAACAAGCGCTAGAACAAGCATTTGATCGTTGGCAAGAACTTGAACTATTAAAAAATAGTTAG
- the rlmKL gene encoding bifunctional 23S rRNA (guanine(2069)-N(7))-methyltransferase RlmK/23S rRNA (guanine(2445)-N(2))-methyltransferase RlmL, producing MNSLFASTARGLEELLKSELEALGASQCKIAQGGVYFQADERVMYQSLLWSRLASRILLPLNEFDVYSDLDLYLGVQAIDWTEIFSVNDTFSVHFSGTNDEIRNSQYGALKVKDAIVDCFVRKLDQRPDVARQQPDIRVNVYLNKERASVALDLSGDALHIRGYRDLAGQAPLKENLAAAIINRSGWQKDTPLVDPMCGSGTLLIEAAMIAADRAPGLYREHWGFYAWSKYNPELWRELITEAQVRFRQGLKETTSRFYGVDIDKRVLDMARSNARRAGVQELISLNQGDAAMLENPVKTDHKGTILSNPPYGERLESEPALIALHSQLGRVVKSRFPGWRLSIFSASPELLSCLQLRSEREFKAKNGPLECVQKNYVLAETPSETVGEISPDFANRLRKNHKKFSKWAKQQGVDCYRVYDADLPEYNVAVDIYGDKVVIQEYAPPKTVDERKARQRLFDVITATMNVLQLSSNQLVLKTRQRQKGKQQYEKLAQKEDFFLVQEYNAKMLVNLTDYLDTGLFLDHRIARRMLGQMSRGADFLNLFCYTGSATVHAGLGGAKSTTSVDMSRTYLEWAEKNLQANGLTGRQHRLVQADCLNWLANSHEQFDLIFIDPPTFSNSKRMDGTFDVQRDHIQLISHLKRMLRRGGTIMFSNNKRGFKMDSEALSDLGLQAEEITAKTRSEDFARNRQIHNCWLIRHAA from the coding sequence ATGAATTCTCTGTTTGCCAGCACAGCTCGTGGCCTTGAAGAACTATTGAAATCCGAATTAGAAGCTCTGGGCGCTAGCCAGTGCAAAATTGCACAAGGGGGTGTCTATTTTCAGGCTGATGAACGGGTGATGTATCAGAGTCTGCTCTGGAGCAGGCTGGCATCCCGTATCTTATTACCATTGAATGAGTTTGACGTTTACAGCGACTTAGATTTATACCTTGGTGTACAGGCCATTGACTGGACCGAAATCTTCTCGGTTAATGATACATTTTCAGTTCATTTTAGTGGTACTAATGACGAAATCCGCAATAGCCAATATGGGGCGTTAAAAGTTAAAGATGCGATTGTCGATTGCTTTGTACGTAAATTAGACCAGCGGCCAGATGTTGCACGGCAACAACCCGATATTCGTGTTAACGTTTATTTAAATAAAGAGAGGGCGAGTGTCGCGCTTGATTTAAGTGGTGATGCACTCCACATTCGCGGTTATCGTGATTTAGCGGGCCAAGCGCCATTAAAAGAAAATTTAGCGGCTGCGATTATAAACCGTTCAGGTTGGCAAAAAGATACGCCTCTTGTCGATCCTATGTGCGGTTCAGGCACATTGCTCATTGAAGCGGCAATGATTGCGGCGGATAGAGCCCCTGGTTTATATCGTGAACATTGGGGATTCTATGCATGGTCAAAATATAATCCTGAATTATGGCGTGAACTGATCACAGAAGCTCAGGTACGTTTCCGTCAAGGTTTGAAAGAAACAACCTCGCGTTTTTATGGCGTTGATATTGATAAACGTGTACTCGATATGGCGCGTTCTAATGCACGCAGAGCTGGGGTTCAAGAATTGATAAGCTTGAATCAAGGCGATGCGGCGATGCTTGAAAACCCGGTTAAAACGGATCATAAAGGTACTATTTTAAGTAACCCTCCTTATGGTGAACGTCTTGAAAGTGAGCCTGCGTTGATTGCGTTGCATAGCCAATTAGGTCGTGTGGTTAAATCACGTTTTCCAGGGTGGCGTTTATCCATTTTTAGTGCTTCCCCAGAGCTTTTAAGCTGTTTGCAATTGCGTTCAGAACGTGAATTTAAAGCGAAAAATGGGCCATTGGAGTGCGTACAAAAAAATTATGTTCTGGCTGAGACCCCGTCTGAAACCGTGGGGGAAATTTCACCAGATTTTGCGAATCGTCTACGTAAAAATCACAAAAAGTTCAGCAAGTGGGCTAAACAGCAAGGTGTTGATTGTTACCGCGTCTATGATGCGGATTTGCCTGAATACAATGTTGCCGTCGATATCTATGGTGACAAAGTCGTTATCCAAGAATATGCCCCACCGAAAACGGTAGATGAGCGCAAAGCTCGTCAACGACTATTTGATGTTATCACGGCGACAATGAACGTATTGCAGCTATCATCCAACCAACTGGTGTTAAAAACGCGCCAACGCCAGAAGGGGAAACAGCAATACGAAAAATTGGCACAAAAAGAAGATTTCTTTTTAGTGCAAGAATACAACGCTAAAATGCTCGTCAATTTAACGGATTATCTTGATACTGGGTTATTTTTAGACCATCGTATTGCTCGTCGTATGTTAGGGCAAATGAGCCGCGGTGCAGACTTTTTGAACTTGTTTTGTTATACCGGTTCAGCCACCGTCCATGCGGGTTTGGGCGGTGCGAAAAGTACAACCTCGGTGGATATGTCTCGTACCTACCTAGAATGGGCAGAGAAAAACTTACAAGCAAACGGCTTAACTGGACGTCAACATCGTTTGGTTCAAGCGGACTGCCTGAATTGGTTAGCAAATAGTCATGAACAATTTGATTTGATCTTCATTGATCCACCCACTTTTTCAAACTCAAAACGAATGGACGGTACTTTTGATGTGCAACGTGATCATATCCAGTTGATCAGCCATTTAAAACGCATGTTACGCCGTGGGGGAACGATTATGTTTTCCAATAATAAGCGAGGTTTTAAAATGGATAGCGAAGCACTGAGCGACCTTGGATTACAAGCCGAAGAAATTACAGCGAAAACACGTTCAGAAGACTTTGCTCGTAACCGTCAGATTCATAACTGCTGGCTGATACGCCACGCAGCGTAA
- a CDS encoding YcbX family protein — MITLSRLYTHPVKSMRGIRLSHAYADTSGLIFDRNFMVTTLEGKFITARKYPQMLLFTPAMLNNGLYLKAPDGESVTVLYQDFDENQSPTEVWGNHFHALIAPETINSWLSRYFEEPVQLRWISPHLSRRVKTMPDVPMSFADGYPFLLINEASVQELQKRCPASIKLEQFRGNLIITGAQPFEEDTWKKIQIGDVIFTLDRPCSRCILTTVSPEKGIKHPNSEPLATLQTFRTAENGDVDFGQNVIIHNTGVIRVGDEVTVLEKKQPNRYIPKERETGSKATGTTTPLSTVTMTFEHHDYEGNNQEVILEQLEAKGVSLPYSCRAGICGQCKIKLLEGEVTPLKQSAIKGDGYILACSCIPKSAIKLALR, encoded by the coding sequence ATGATAACGCTTTCACGCCTTTATACCCACCCAGTCAAGTCCATGAGAGGCATACGTTTGTCTCATGCTTACGCTGATACCAGTGGATTAATCTTTGATCGTAATTTTATGGTAACAACGCTGGAAGGTAAATTTATCACCGCGAGAAAATACCCTCAGATGTTACTATTCACACCAGCAATGTTAAATAATGGTCTTTATCTTAAAGCACCCGATGGCGAAAGTGTGACGGTATTGTATCAGGACTTTGATGAGAATCAGAGCCCAACTGAAGTTTGGGGGAATCATTTTCATGCCTTGATTGCACCCGAAACGATTAATTCTTGGTTGAGTCGCTATTTTGAGGAGCCTGTTCAACTTCGTTGGATAAGCCCTCATCTGTCTCGCCGAGTCAAAACCATGCCCGATGTTCCAATGTCTTTTGCTGACGGTTACCCCTTCTTATTAATTAATGAAGCCTCAGTGCAGGAACTCCAAAAGCGCTGCCCTGCCAGCATTAAACTTGAACAATTTAGAGGTAACCTGATCATCACAGGTGCGCAACCTTTCGAAGAGGATACTTGGAAAAAAATCCAGATAGGGGATGTCATCTTTACCCTTGATCGCCCATGTAGCCGCTGCATTTTGACCACCGTGAGCCCAGAAAAAGGCATAAAGCACCCTAATAGTGAGCCTCTCGCCACTTTGCAAACGTTCCGCACCGCTGAAAATGGTGATGTCGACTTTGGCCAAAATGTGATTATTCATAATACCGGAGTCATTCGTGTGGGTGATGAAGTTACCGTACTCGAAAAGAAACAACCTAATCGCTATATCCCAAAAGAAAGGGAAACAGGCAGCAAGGCGACCGGTACAACCACACCACTAAGCACAGTGACCATGACTTTTGAACATCATGATTATGAAGGGAATAACCAAGAAGTCATTCTTGAACAATTAGAAGCAAAAGGAGTATCGCTGCCTTATTCCTGTCGCGCAGGCATTTGTGGTCAATGCAAAATAAAGCTGCTCGAAGGAGAAGTGACACCATTAAAACAGAGTGCAATTAAAGGTGATGGCTATATATTAGCCTGTAGTTGTATTCCTAAAAGTGCAATTAAATTAGCTTTACGTTAG
- a CDS encoding cell division protein ZapC, with protein MIIKPDDHWRWYFDHDHDRVMLDLANGMIFRSCFPAKMLTAFARDEMPFSIEDAAEFYIFDEQAKRLNLSNEERAELVLNSLVAFRFLKPQMPKSWYFSSFHDIKQPAQGQLIQVCLESTRNIATFIIAEAGASASLCLLAEAQLELPDRKLRFCDPIKIMNDRMREYKRKSNRLLYGNVI; from the coding sequence ATGATAATAAAACCTGATGATCATTGGCGTTGGTATTTTGATCATGACCATGATAGGGTGATGTTGGATCTCGCCAACGGCATGATATTTCGCTCATGTTTTCCCGCAAAAATGCTAACTGCGTTTGCGCGTGATGAAATGCCTTTTAGTATTGAAGATGCTGCTGAGTTTTATATATTCGACGAACAGGCTAAAAGATTAAATTTATCTAATGAAGAAAGAGCCGAATTAGTGCTCAATAGTTTAGTGGCATTTCGTTTTCTAAAACCACAAATGCCAAAAAGTTGGTATTTTTCATCTTTTCACGATATTAAACAGCCAGCTCAAGGCCAGCTTATTCAAGTTTGTTTAGAAAGCACCCGCAATATTGCCACATTTATTATTGCTGAAGCGGGGGCATCGGCAAGTTTATGTTTATTGGCAGAAGCACAATTAGAATTACCAGATCGTAAATTACGCTTCTGTGATCCCATTAAGATCATGAACGATCGTATGAGGGAATATAAGCGCAAGTCTAATCGCTTATTGTATGGCAATGTCATTTAA
- the pyrD gene encoding quinone-dependent dihydroorotate dehydrogenase yields MLYHLARKALFQFDPEKAHELTFRQLQRLNNSPLKCLLRQSVATKPVQCMGLSFKNPLGLAAGLDKDGECIDAFGAMGFGFVEIGTVTPRPQAGNDKPRLFRLVEAEALINRMGFNNKGVDNLVENVKKSTYGGVIGINIGKNKDTPVEQGKDDYLICMDKVYTHAGYIAINISSPNTPGLRTLQYGEALDDLLSGIKTKQLELQSKHQKYVPVAVKVAPDLSEEEIIQVTDSLVRHNIDGVIATNTTLDRSLVQGLNHCNEAGGLSGRPVQLKSTEVIRIISRELNGKLPIIGVGGIDSLTSAREKMDAGASLIQIYSGFIYNGPKLIKDIVNHI; encoded by the coding sequence ATGTTATATCACCTTGCCCGCAAGGCTCTATTCCAGTTCGACCCAGAAAAAGCCCATGAACTGACTTTCCGTCAGCTTCAGCGCTTAAATAATTCTCCTCTTAAATGTCTTCTTCGCCAATCGGTGGCGACTAAACCTGTTCAATGTATGGGGCTGTCATTTAAAAATCCACTTGGTCTAGCCGCAGGGTTAGATAAAGATGGCGAATGTATTGACGCTTTCGGTGCAATGGGCTTTGGTTTTGTTGAAATCGGTACCGTCACTCCTCGACCGCAGGCTGGTAATGACAAGCCAAGGCTGTTTCGGTTAGTTGAAGCAGAAGCGTTGATCAATCGTATGGGGTTTAATAATAAAGGTGTTGATAACCTTGTTGAGAATGTCAAAAAATCAACCTACGGTGGGGTGATTGGAATTAATATTGGCAAAAATAAAGATACGCCAGTAGAGCAAGGTAAGGATGATTATTTAATTTGCATGGATAAGGTTTATACACATGCAGGTTATATTGCTATTAATATTTCGTCACCAAATACGCCGGGTTTACGCACGCTGCAATATGGAGAAGCTTTGGACGATTTGTTAAGCGGAATAAAAACAAAGCAGTTGGAATTACAATCGAAACATCAAAAATATGTTCCTGTTGCCGTTAAAGTTGCCCCGGATTTAAGCGAAGAAGAAATAATACAAGTTACAGATAGTTTAGTTCGCCATAATATAGATGGTGTGATCGCCACGAATACCACTTTAGATCGCTCCTTAGTCCAAGGTTTAAATCACTGTAATGAAGCTGGTGGTTTAAGTGGACGCCCAGTGCAACTAAAAAGTACTGAAGTTATTAGGATCATTTCTCGTGAATTAAATGGCAAGTTACCAATTATTGGCGTGGGTGGAATTGATTCATTAACATCCGCACGTGAGAAAATGGATGCAGGCGCATCATTGATCCAAATTTATTCAGGTTTTATATATAATGGTCCAAAGTTAATTAAAGATATTGTGAACCATATATAG
- the pepN gene encoding aminopeptidase N codes for MTQLRQAKYRQDYKAPDYTISEIDLDFILDPAKTVVTAISQVKRLNPESSTLELHGEDLKLISVEVDGQSWTHYQEQDGKLILESLPEAFTLRIVNEISPEKNTALEGLYVSGDALCTQCEAEGFRHITYYQDRPDVLARYTTTITADKQRYPYLLSNGNRIAEGELDDGRHWVKWQDPFPKPSYLFALVAGDFDVLRDTFITRTGREVALELFVDKGNLDRAPWAMQSLKNAMKWDEERFGLEYDLDIYMIVAVDFFNMGAMENKGLNVFNSKYVLAKNETATDKDYLNIESVIGHEYFHNWTGNRITCRDWFQLSLKEGLTVFRDQEFSSDLGSRSVNRINNVKVMRAAQFAEDASPMAHPIRPEKVIEMNNFYTLTVYEKGSEVIRMIHTLLGEEMFQAGIQLYVHRHDGSAATCDDFVQAMEDASNVDLSLFRRWYSQSGTPVLTVRDEYFPEKQEYVLHVRQMTPPTADQAEKLPLHIPLDIELYAEDGSIIPLKHMGSHINSVLNVTQESQTFTFDEVPSRPVPSLLREFSAPVKLDYPYSDEQLAFLMQYASNEFSRWDAAQQLIGNYVKLNVANHQAGKEFVLPEHVIDAFRAVLLSDSIDPALAALILTLPSENEMAEYFQTIDPDAIHIVADFIAHQLAVEMADEFLAVYQSIHIDGYRVDHGDIAKRSLRNVCLQYLAAGDDQALADKLVSTQFASADNMTDSLAALTAASESQLPCLESLMTAFDERWHHDGLVMDKWFTLQGTSPAPDVLEKVRSLLTHRSFSMSNPNRVRSLVGAFASGNPSAFHAQDGSGYQFLYDILVDLNTRNPQVASRLIEPLIRLKRFDEKRQSLMRNTLEQLKGLDNLSGDLFEKVTKALES; via the coding sequence ATGACCCAATTGCGACAAGCGAAATATCGTCAGGACTATAAAGCCCCTGATTATACTATCTCTGAAATTGATCTCGATTTTATTCTCGACCCAGCAAAAACGGTTGTCACGGCGATTAGCCAAGTAAAACGCCTTAACCCAGAATCATCGACACTGGAACTGCATGGTGAAGACCTGAAATTAATCAGTGTCGAAGTGGATGGTCAGTCTTGGACGCATTATCAAGAGCAAGACGGTAAGCTGATATTGGAATCCTTACCTGAAGCTTTCACATTACGTATTGTGAATGAAATCAGCCCTGAAAAAAATACAGCGCTAGAAGGTTTATATGTTTCAGGGGATGCGCTATGTACACAATGTGAAGCTGAAGGTTTCCGTCATATCACTTATTATCAGGATCGTCCTGACGTTTTAGCGCGTTACACAACGACGATTACTGCGGATAAACAACGTTATCCTTATTTATTATCTAATGGTAATCGCATCGCTGAAGGTGAACTGGATGATGGACGTCATTGGGTTAAGTGGCAAGATCCTTTCCCAAAACCAAGCTACCTATTTGCGTTAGTCGCTGGTGACTTTGATGTGCTTCGCGATACTTTTATTACACGCACTGGCAGAGAAGTGGCTTTAGAACTCTTTGTTGATAAAGGCAACCTTGACCGCGCGCCATGGGCAATGCAATCCCTAAAAAATGCGATGAAGTGGGATGAAGAGCGCTTTGGTCTGGAATACGATCTCGATATTTACATGATAGTCGCGGTTGATTTCTTTAATATGGGCGCGATGGAAAACAAAGGTCTGAATGTTTTCAACTCCAAATACGTGCTCGCGAAAAATGAGACTGCCACGGATAAAGATTATTTAAATATTGAATCGGTGATCGGCCACGAATATTTCCATAACTGGACAGGGAACCGTATTACTTGTCGTGATTGGTTCCAATTAAGTTTAAAAGAAGGCTTAACCGTTTTCCGCGATCAAGAATTTAGTTCAGATCTCGGTTCGCGTTCTGTCAACCGCATTAATAATGTGAAAGTGATGCGTGCTGCTCAGTTTGCTGAAGATGCTAGCCCTATGGCACATCCGATCCGTCCTGAAAAAGTGATTGAGATGAATAACTTCTATACCTTAACCGTTTATGAAAAAGGTTCAGAAGTCATTCGAATGATCCACACATTATTAGGCGAAGAGATGTTCCAAGCAGGGATACAGTTGTATGTTCATCGCCATGATGGTAGTGCTGCGACCTGTGATGATTTTGTGCAAGCCATGGAAGATGCCTCGAATGTGGATCTGTCGTTATTCCGTCGCTGGTACAGCCAATCAGGTACGCCTGTTTTAACGGTACGTGATGAATATTTCCCTGAAAAACAAGAATATGTATTACATGTTAGACAAATGACGCCACCAACAGCGGATCAAGCGGAAAAGCTGCCGTTACATATTCCGTTAGATATTGAATTATATGCTGAAGACGGTTCTATTATCCCGTTGAAACATATGGGAAGCCATATCAATTCAGTGTTGAACGTCACACAAGAATCACAAACGTTCACTTTTGATGAAGTTCCTAGCCGTCCGGTTCCTTCATTATTACGTGAATTCTCTGCACCTGTTAAATTAGATTATCCATATAGTGATGAGCAACTTGCCTTTTTGATGCAATATGCAAGCAATGAGTTCTCTCGTTGGGATGCGGCTCAGCAATTGATCGGTAACTATGTGAAGCTCAATGTTGCGAATCATCAAGCGGGCAAAGAATTCGTTTTGCCTGAGCATGTGATTGATGCATTTAGAGCGGTGTTATTGAGTGATTCTATCGATCCAGCATTGGCCGCATTGATTTTAACACTGCCTTCTGAGAATGAGATGGCGGAGTATTTTCAAACTATCGACCCTGATGCTATCCACATTGTCGCTGATTTTATTGCACATCAATTGGCCGTGGAAATGGCGGATGAGTTCTTAGCCGTTTATCAATCAATTCATATTGATGGTTACCGTGTTGATCATGGTGATATTGCGAAACGTTCATTACGCAATGTGTGCTTGCAATATCTTGCAGCAGGGGATGACCAGGCGCTGGCGGATAAATTAGTTTCTACGCAATTTGCATCGGCTGACAATATGACGGATTCATTGGCCGCATTGACAGCAGCGAGCGAATCTCAATTACCTTGCCTTGAATCGTTGATGACTGCGTTTGATGAACGTTGGCATCATGATGGCTTGGTGATGGATAAATGGTTTACGCTGCAAGGCACTAGCCCAGCGCCCGATGTATTGGAAAAAGTGCGGAGCTTGTTGACTCACCGTTCGTTTAGTATGAGTAACCCGAACCGTGTTCGTTCTCTAGTCGGTGCGTTTGCTTCTGGTAATCCGTCTGCATTCCATGCACAAGATGGAAGTGGTTATCAGTTCCTGTATGACATTTTAGTTGATTTAAATACACGCAACCCTCAAGTTGCATCACGGTTGATTGAGCCGTTGATCCGCTTAAAACGTTTTGATGAAAAACGTCAAAGTCTAATGCGTAATACTTTAGAGCAGTTGAAAGGGTTAGATAACCTATCCGGTGACCTGTTTGAAAAAGTGACGAAGGCACTTGAGAGCTAA